The Hordeum vulgare subsp. vulgare chromosome 7H, MorexV3_pseudomolecules_assembly, whole genome shotgun sequence DNA window acgGCTGTTGGCCGATGGCGGGGATGACGCCGACAGCTGGTGGCGCATGGCGGCGCGGAGgccgaagggcaaggcggcgggggAGGCGGCCAGCGGGGCGCGGGCGGCGGATCTCGGCGACGGGAGCAGGGGGCTCGGGGCAGAACGTGGGCGGCGACGTGatccgggcccagatgggctcggtgggcccagatgggctcggtgGGCCCGAAACGGGTCTtgcgggccggcggcggctgcgggagagagagggtgcgggaggagagctagggttaggggtaggtggcACGGAAAACAAGGAGGGATTAGAGGGAGGCTGTCCGAAATGcatgggggggtatttatagacaaatggggggctaggttacccggaatcgcgttccggatccaaccgcgcagtCGGAATCGGATAATACtgaacgcgggaatgggtatgAGGCTGTGTAGAGGGGAAATCAGGAGACGAGAggaagaacgggcggcgcggcaacgagttttaaaacaccgacagacgtctgacggtagaccgaatacggtgccgctacggtcgaccgttcgggtaccagacggaccccgatcacgacgaaattcgacaggcggtctggctataactaatcacgaccgcgtgccaagtttcacctcgatgagagaaagttttacgcacacttttaaaacagggtttgacgatgccgcgggcgcatgcgagtGCGGTCAGACTCAGAACGACCAACaacgataaccggcaactaacaacggatgcaacttttgaaaactgacggcaacgaagatgccgatgcaatgcagatgatgcgatgatgatgcgacaaaagaatatagacacacgacgaaaacggaaagaaaaggggaatcttctagaacgtcggcatcgggctgttacACCAGTGAAACCCAAGTCTGCTAGGTCACACTCTGCAAGGCACTCACAAAACGCTTCCATCTGCGAGAACGGTCTCGGATTACCACCTAGTTGATCATTCAGGAATAGCGCTTCATTGAAGTGCCCCACACAAATCCAGGGAAGATTATCTTGTGCCCGCAGATACCGAATCGCATCCCACGACTTCTTCCTTAGCTCCGTGTTAGGTTCGCTATCCTCTTTACCCGGGGTATGCGGAGACCTTGCGTGGGAAAATGATGATTATTACAGTATTTTACCTAGCGGCAGCCAACACACTAAACTAATCGAATCGGTCGGGTGCTAGTCCAAAATTGGGCCGGCCGGCCAGCACCTAGCGTCGCCCTAAGATATTTGTCTAGTGTTTTTTATAAGACAGTCTCGAAAAGCATTTGGTTGCatattagtactccctccgtcccaaaataactgtctcaactttgtataaactttagtacaaatttgtattaagcttaagacacttattttgagacggagggagtactattttggCTGGGCTGTGCTGTCATGGCCGCGGAGATTGCTTACGACTTCGGGTGAGTATATGACCCAAAAATCAAAATTGTTTCTTTTGAGTCACGAATAGCTTGATTGTCGAGCACCTTTTTATTTTAGACGATCTTAATTACACTTTAAAAAGCAAACATGTTTTCAGGTTCAGTCAGGAATTACAAACACAAATCTCAACCTAGAATTATTCGAAAAGCGTTCAAGCACATCACTGAAAAATTACAAATATTTCAAACATCATGTACGCAATTTACCATTCGACGTTGCACACACCGCCCCTTCCGGTTGACGGCACCGGAATCTTGCATCAGGCCGCAGCTCGATACTGATGTTCAGATAGGCTTTCCAGGTGCTTATCCACGATGTCCAAGCCACACATTTCCTTCACATGTGTCATTGGCGCAGGGACGTCGAGCTGGAACGTGAGCTCTGAGCTTCCAAACTCCTTCCTCGCTGCCCGGATGGCTTCTCTCACCGCACAATGGACGGATGCTGCGAGAACCACGGCAGGTTccccagaggctggcagaggcagACTAGTTAAACCACTTTTAACAAATGATAATTTCCAGcttgaaaaataaaatagattGTATCCATATTTCTCTAGGGAATCACACTCGTACCTTTCGACGAAAGCACGCGATTCTTATGGTACCCAGTGTTGAGCACCTCAGCATTGAATTTCTTTGGGATGGTGTCGACACTCGGGATCTTGTAGACCCATGTGCTGTCGCTCACGACCAGTCCATCAGCATTTGTTTCATGTTCTTCATTTATGAAGAAACCAATTCCTTGTATGAAGGAGCCTTCAATCTGTAAGATGGATGGTAGAGACCAGGTATGAATATATGATGCCATCATGTACTACACTGTAGAAGAACTTTGATCAGGGCCGTAATGGAATGTACTCGCTCTATTTCGAAGTAAGGCATTATAAAATAATATCCATGTTCACTACACAATGATAAAAGTGTGTAACATAGTGGAAAATATCACAGACCTGGCCCAAGTCCACTGCAGGGTTCAAACTCTTCCCACAGTCATAAACAAGATCACTTCGCAGTAAAGTAATTGCTCCTGTAAGAAGATCAATCTCTACCTGCATTTTAGGTACAAGTGTACATGGAGTAAGGGGAAAGTgtcacaatatcatccatatatagaAATTCCAGTCATATTTGAACTACGCTCGTACGATTGACATTTAGCAGAATATTTTTGCACCTCACCTCACTTATACCGGCTCCATAGTTCAGATAGGTACTGGATTCTTGGCCAGGTACCCAGTATGCACTTGAGGACAAATTTACATTATCCTTATATGCCTATTTGGTAACAATAAATCATAAAAAAAAGAGGGTTAGCACATGCAAAGATGCCAATTTCCAACGATAAATATTTTATTCTGTGTAGCATCAAGAAAAACCCGAGGGAATAAATTATCACTTTTGCTTCGGTACAACCCCTCCCCCACAAAACGTATAAAGGAGAATGTATACCCACCTCGTATTGTACACTATAGGCCGCCCATACGTATATCCACCTCATATAGTATACGTATGACGGCCTATAGGGTATAATACGAGGTGGGTATACATTCTCCTTTATACGTTTTGTGGGGGAGGAGGGTTGTACCAAAGCACACCTCATAAATTATTTTACCTGAGAAATCAAAGAGTCCCATGAAACACCACCACCGGATTGCTGTTTGAGCTTCTCCATGACTGGCTTTAATCTGTCAACCAGCATGTTGCAGGCCTCAAGGGTTGCTGCACAGCTAGATTCAGACGAAGTGCTGCCGGCGGTgagcccaccttggatcaagttcAGCGTATCAGCCTGAAGAACACACACTCTATCAAGAAGACATTCACATCCATCAGGCCACAACTGTCCCAAAGCGAAAGCTGTCATTTGTTGTACTTTGGTCCACAGCCCTTGTCCAATCTCAATGCCTCCAACCTCAACCACAATGGAACCATCGTTGAGCACGGAAACTCTTCCAGGAGCTGCCCGTGGTGCCACCTTGAAGACGAGGGGCATGCAAGAGATACCCCGCTTCTGCCACTTATTGCAGCTGTTGAACTGCCTGATGAATTCGGCTCGATGCAGGTAGCTCGATGTCGTGAGCAACCTATCGAAGATAGAAGGCAATGTGTACGTAGAAGCTTCGCCTGTGCTTTCTGGATAAAACAGTACAAGACTGTCATAGGTGTGGAAATTCTTCTGCCTGACACTATTAGCATCGAGTGACAGCACCGAAGCGACATGCTCGATGATAGCTTCAGCGATAAAAGATCCCTGCGCGTCTCCAGGGGCACGCATTACTGACTTGGATGTGTTGTTTGTTTTACAGAGTTTGATGTCGAAAGAGAGAGCACCCCAGTTGTATTTCTTCAGACCTGAAATGAAGGTGCCTGGAATTATGGGGCTAGCATCTGGAGAAATTCCAGCGTTGATTAGTATGTCCAGGTGCAAGGCTGTGATTCTCCCATCAGATTTGAAACCAACAGAGTATAATGCTTTTATGGGGTGCCgacccccaatcatgatcatgtcAGTACTGCGGTTGAGGTACATCCGCACGGGACGACGTAACTTGAATGCACAGAGTGCAGCTGCCGTTGCTACCTACAAAAACATAAAATGTTGGATCACTGAGTACAACAGCTGAAATGGTCACTGTCTTTTGCTTTCTTGGAAGTTGAATGAATGGTAAAAGGACCAAACTTATGTTAAAAGATATCACTAGAACCCTAGTCCATCGTAAAAAAGGGATCCTAATTGTAAAAATATATTAGCGATTTTGATATTGCGTCGTGAACTCGCCTAATGTGAAACCTGTGTTATACACTCAGGTTCATTGAAGGTATATACTAGAAGTAAATAAAATGTAATTATTCATATAAAGATACTTGTTAGATTCTTGCAGTTGTGCCGCATGGGCTATGAATTTGTTTTGCCGTTTTGTTGGACTGCTGTTTAAACTTGTTAGGTTCATACTTACATTGCATGATCTGAATGCCTTCCCACCAAAGCCTCCTCCAACCCTTCTTGTAATGACACGCACGCTGCTGAACGGAATGCCGAGGCACTTGGCTATTGAACTCTGTGCAACCTCAGGGTATTGTGATGAAATGTAGACGACCATCGTGTTATCTTCATCTGGAATTGCTAGAGTCGTTTGTGTTTCCATGTAGAAGTAGTATTGAGAGGCAAGTTTCACCTGTGATCATTGAAGGTACGCATATAACTTTGACAAATTGCATCACAACAATATGATTCATGCAGTTACTATGTTAGTGTGCAAATTAAATGGTAACTATAAAAAAAGATTCAAGAATCAGATTAACTACAAACACCATACCAGACCTCAAGTTAATTAAATGGAAGTGACTGTAAACAGTGGCGTAGCTAGGGGGTGGacagggtggtccatggaccaccctgAAATTCCATCATAGCCAATATATAGGGTaaaaaagatatatatttttttacAATGCATGAAATTACATGAAATTTTTATTATTGGACCACCCTGGTTCACCAAGCTAGCTACGCCACTTGGCTGAAATTATGACACAAAATTATGTAATAAAAAGTCGCGTCCACTAGGATAGTATCATCAATTTTGGCTGGCCTAAATACGATTGTGTTTGCTCAAATTTGATGATATCTTGTTGTATCAATATAACATAGTAATGCCTAATGCGTATGGTTGAGTTGAAAATAGATATTATATATATAAAAAACAAGAAATTTGTATTGTTAAGTATAAAAGGTTCCATTAAATTTTGAGTAATGCATGTCAAGTGTAAAAAAATCCATTAATTTTTGAGTAATGCAAGTGAGATGTTAGAATGGAAAAGGTCTCAGAGTATTTTGAATTAACATACTTCTGTTGAGAGGACCTTGTGATCAGCTTCTGCCATGCCCTTGCAAAAATCACCAACTTGTTTTGGATACATCTCAGGAGGAACTTCAAAGTAGCTGTTGTTTTGTACTGCTTGTTCTACAGTTAAGATTGGTGGCTTCAAATCTTTTGTGTCATATTCAACAACAACCTGTTTTCCTGCCAAGTTGGCGTATCTCTGAGTTTCTGCAATCTGAAATAAAGTCCACGTTTTAGTGACATCAGTACTGAAGAAATAcagaatatatatttttattcttAGAGCAAAAGGTAGCTAACGCTCACTTGTAATTAGGGGAAAATTTGCAGTTAATTAACTATTTTAATTTAACAAGATCATAATGTGAGAAAATGTGACATCAATACCATATATTTTTGGCATATCCACTTGCACTGAGTTTCAATAAGCAATCTTGTTACGAAACAAAGAGAGATATAGGTGCTCCTACAACAGAAAATTTCTGTAGGTGTTTAATTAACCCAATCTAATAGAGGGTTTCTTAGGGAATTTTACAATCAATTTTTTtagatataaataaataaataaatgagttTTTGAAAAAACAAAGTTTAGAACTTAAGGTTTCATTATTTGCATTTTTACATATTTGCCCCTCATTAAAATTTACTTATTCCATAACCTTCACAAACGTTTTTCTCAAAGAGGGAtaatgaagaaaaacacatttatgAATTGCCTTTATTATACAAGAAAAAATTATTGCTGAGTGAACATTAAAATATGAAGGATAAGTACCACGACACCAAGAGCTTGTCCAGCGTACTCAGCAACTGGAGCACCAAAAAGTGGTTCATCCCCAAACATCAAGCTTGCTCCAACATTTTGCCCTCCACTTGGGATATCTTTTGCAGAAACAACGGCGAGGATCTTCTCTGATGCTAATGAAGGTTTGAACTTTATATTATTGACATATGCAAGAGGTTGTGTGCTGTAAATAAATTCTCCATAAAGGCAATTTTTTGGAGCAGGAATATCATCTACATATACCGCCTCCCCTGCAGTACAGAAAAAGATGATATCAGTCTGTAGCTAATCCTAAATGAAGGTAATTTGGAAAGGAAGAGAACTTCTAGATTCCATTAAGAGTTCTAATGGTATGAGATAACTCATACCAGAAGCTTGAAGCTCAACTGCATATTTTTTAATGGGATCACCAACTGGTTTATATTCCTCACTGGAAACTGTTTCTCGCCGTGAAGACAAAGAACTAGCAGAACCAATGCTCAGAGTTTTTCCAGGCCCTTTGATTCCTTTAGCAAATGGAGACAGGAAACTGAAGAGAAATCCAACAGCCACACTGACTCTGTATTCAGGATGTGATGTTCCTTCCATTGGTACAATTGTTTCTCTAAGTAAGCGAACTGCTTCGAGCACAACAGATGGAGTGAGCACTTTTCCGTCCAGGTGTTGTTCAACTTTTGTTGCTCTAATAGCATGTTCGGTCCCATAGGCACCAAACGCCATGTGTAGGTTACTAAGCACAAGATCACCAGATGATTCATTCAGGGAGACATGGCCCAGCATAGCAGAGTTAATATATGAAACAGCATTGCCAAGAGGGCGCGGTGCCGCTCGGTAAGTTTCGAAGATCACCTTACTTTCTTTGTGAGAATTTGAAGCCCAATAAGGAATAAATATGCTCAGGAGCAATGTACTGGGATCAAGAGGAGGCTGCTCCAGAAACTCTTCAAAACTAACCTCTAGTATTTCTGAATAAATCTGAAGACGAACAGTTGAAGAAGCACCAAGAAGTATAGTCGCAATGTCCGAGGGAAACGGGTATTTCTGTGCTAGAATTATGTTCCCGCCAATGCTTGCTGTATTACGGACAAACGGTGTGGCCACCTTGCTCATATGCTCGGCCAGTTTTCTGAAAACCACACTTCCACTTGGACATGATTTAGACCCGGCTTCTTGCTCGAGTATCTCAATGGTTTTGGAAATTGGTGTAGCTGCTCCGATGTCAATGCCACTGTCTTTCTTGCAAATAGCTGAAAGTTCAGGAATGTCACCGATGTCAATATACTTGTTATATAGATCCTGATCCTTGTATCCCTTTATACCAGAACTTGTGTTCCCGACAACCACTTTAACTGTGCAGTCACTAAAAATGCCAGAGTTCAATAAGTCATAATACTGCCCGATGCTTTTAGGATGATACCAACCCACCCCGGAGACCGTGACATCCGAAACATCAGTTAGATGACGGAGCGATGATTTTATCTCAGATTTCAGGAAGTCGGGGAAAGTGCAGACTCCACCGCCAAGAGTGTAAGCTGGCAACTTGCTAACGTCCGCGTCCTTATCACCTTTCCTCCAGAATATATTGAGGCCCAAATCCTCCAGGTCAACATCTGAAGCAAAACTTTTGCACGCATCGACAATCGGTCGGTAGCCGGTACATCTACACATGTTGCCTGAGAAAGCCCTTTCTGCTTCAGATACCGTCAACTTTGAGAACCCCTTTCGTGGTTCTGGCTTCTCGGATTTGTCAGCATTGGCAAGAGAAGTGAAAATAGACATGCACATGCCAGGGGTGCAGAAGCCACACTGAGAAGCATGGAACCCGGACATTCTTTTATGAACAGAATGGAAGCCATCTCGCCTATTTCCCAGGCCTTCGGTGGTGATGACGGAGCAGAGATTTATGTTGTAGAGCAGGGTCAGGCATGAGCTGGCGGAGAATTCGGTCACCTCATCTTTTGTTGGATCATAAGTTGCTATAAGGACCACACAAGCTCCGCATCCACCTGCAAGAGAGCACAATTATACAATTAGTCATGGCATGCTATGTCCGCCTCTTTTTCGGAAGAATGAACATAACATGCTAGTATATCCTATCTCTTATCATGGATCTGGAGGGACCGGCAGAACCGAGAGGACAAGAACTTGCATGAGAACTGAATAAGGCGCTCCCTCTCGGCGGCGCGTTCCCTCACGGCGGCGCGCTCTCTCTCGGAGGCGCTACCTCCCCGACGCGTGCTCCTTCGGGACGGGTGATAGGCATCGTCTCGGCGGCGCGCCCTTCCCGCGGCGAGCATCAGGCGCTCCCCGGCGGTGGGATGTGCGGGGTGGCGGGCGGTATGCGGTGGATCTCGTCTCCACCAGTCAGATCCGCCTCGACGAAGGAGTCCTATGGCTTCGATTGGAGGCGATGAGGATGGTTCTTCTCGATGCGTACGGGAAGACGGTGGATGCTAGATTTCTCAAGGATGGAGAGCGGATTGACATAGGTGAGATCGTTTCATTTCCATGTCACTTTGCTAGGGTTCATGATAGAATTCCGGTCACCGGAGTTGGTGGGGAGGACACTGACGGATTCATCACTCCGGTGGGCAGCGATGCGGTTGGTGGGGGAGACGACCATGGTTCTGGCCCACCGTGGCGTCCCCCTCCTCCGACAGGTGGGCctgggccggggggggggggggggcggaccCGTTGCGGACGGTGTGGATGGGCGAAACGTGGACGTGGAGGGATCGAACCGCTGCGAGGACAACGTGGCTAGGGTTTCAGGATCTCCGGGTATAAAACAAGGAGCGCCCCCTCCTTTGCCCACTTCCGATCTCGAGGATAGTCTTGCGCATTTCTGGAGTGTCTCCAGCGGCGCTCGCGCTAGGGTTAGCCAGAACTTCTCCTGGTGGGAAGGGAAGatcgggggggagggggggggatcCCCGCTCCTATGCGCAAGtaactgctcctcctcctcctcctcctcttgttcaTCCTCTACCCACCCAGAAACCTAAGATGAGAGGGGACGGTTTTGGTGCGGGGCGCCATGGTCGTGGTGCGGGGAGGTTCAATCGAGGAGCCGGACGGGGTTTCGACTCCAACGTGTGGAAGCGCAAATCAGAGACAGGGGCTTCTTCTTCGACTAGAGCCTCTGGATCTGATGCGTCTGGATTTGACAAGTGCGATGCTGCggcaggaggagaaaaagaagatcgCGGCCACCAGGAGCTGTGGAAGGAAGGGGGGGTGAAGGAAGATCTTCGCCCCATCATGATGGCAAGGCTACTGCAGACAGGCAGGCCGCCCCTCCTCACCAGGAGAAGTGGGGAGGGGGGGATCTGATGCTGGGGGAAGGAATGCCCCTGTGAGAGATCGGGATCTTCCTGCTAAGCCTGGTAACATCATCCCTTTTGCTTCTCCTTGCCAGATCTGTCATGCGATGGGACATACTACTGCTAGATGTCCTCAGGCCATATGCGATAGATGTAAGAAAAAAGGTCATTTGTCTCTGATATGTGCAGTGTTCATTCCTTGGGaatgtatgcctgtgatgtgtgcTTTCCAAGCTAAAGGGCAAGGTTTCTTTTACATCCCTGATCTTAATGTTGAGAGACAGTCTAGGGATAGAAATCATAACATCATTGTTACTATCACTGAAGGGTCTGCACTCACAAAAGATATTGAGGCTGAGCTGAGTGTGTATGTAGGCCAGGGATGGAGATGCTCTGCTAAATTCTTTGCTCCTCGGAGATTTGTTATGAGAATGCCTAATCCTAGGGAAATAGAACGTGCATTGTTTGTAGAGCATGTGAAGCTTAAAAAATGTGGGGTTAGTGTAAAATTCTCACCTTGGTCTGATGATTTGGAATCCGAGGGGTTGCTGGAAGTGGCTTGGGTTAAGATTGGTAGGATCCCTATTAACAAAAGATGCAACAAGAATGTTGC harbors:
- the LOC123409501 gene encoding putative aldehyde oxidase-like protein, with amino-acid sequence MVVSPTNRIAAHRSDESVSVLPTNSGGCGACVVLIATYDPTKDEVTEFSASSCLTLLYNINLCSVITTEGLGNRRDGFHSVHKRMSGFHASQCGFCTPGMCMSIFTSLANADKSEKPEPRKGFSKLTVSEAERAFSGNMCRCTGYRPIVDACKSFASDVDLEDLGLNIFWRKGDKDADVSKLPAYTLGGGVCTFPDFLKSEIKSSLRHLTDVSDVTVSGVGWYHPKSIGQYYDLLNSGIFSDCTVKVVVGNTSSGIKGYKDQDLYNKYIDIGDIPELSAICKKDSGIDIGAATPISKTIEILEQEAGSKSCPSGSVVFRKLAEHMSKVATPFVRNTASIGGNIILAQKYPFPSDIATILLGASSTVRLQIYSEILEVSFEEFLEQPPLDPSTLLLSIFIPYWASNSHKESKVIFETYRAAPRPLGNAVSYINSAMLGHVSLNESSGDLVLSNLHMAFGAYGTEHAIRATKVEQHLDGKVLTPSVVLEAVRLLRETIVPMEGTSHPEYRVSVAVGFLFSFLSPFAKGIKGPGKTLSIGSASSLSSRRETVSSEEYKPVGDPIKKYAVELQASGEAVYVDDIPAPKNCLYGEFIYSTQPLAYVNNIKFKPSLASEKILAVVSAKDIPSGGQNVGASLMFGDEPLFGAPVAEYAGQALGVVIAETQRYANLAGKQVVVEYDTKDLKPPILTVEQAVQNNSYFEVPPEMYPKQVGDFCKGMAEADHKVLSTEVKLASQYYFYMETQTTLAIPDEDNTMVVYISSQYPEVAQSSIAKCLGIPFSSVRVITRRVGGGFGGKAFRSCNVATAAALCAFKLRRPVRMYLNRSTDMIMIGGRHPIKALYSVGFKSDGRITALHLDILINAGISPDASPIIPGTFISGLKKYNWGALSFDIKLCKTNNTSKSVMRAPGDAQGSFIAEAIIEHVASVLSLDANSVRQKNFHTYDSLVLFYPESTGEASTYTLPSIFDRLLTTSSYLHRAEFIRQFNSCNKWQKRGISCMPLVFKVAPRAAPGRVSVLNDGSIVVEVGGIEIGQGLWTKVQQMTAFALGQLWPDGCECLLDRVCVLQADTLNLIQGGLTAGSTSSESSCAATLEACNMLVDRLKPVMEKLKQQSGGGVSWDSLISQAYKDNVNLSSSAYWVPGQESSTYLNYGAGISEVEIDLLTGAITLLRSDLVYDCGKSLNPAVDLGQIEGSFIQGIGFFINEEHETNADGLVVSDSTWVYKIPSVDTIPKKFNAEVLNTGYHKNRVLSSKASGEPAVVLAASVHCAVREAIRAARKEFGSSELTFQLDVPAPMTHVKEMCGLDIVDKHLESLSEHQYRAAA